Genomic window (Stenotrophomonas maltophilia):
TGTTCAGAAGCGTCGAGGGCGGGGAGCTGTTCCCCAACGGAAGCGTGGTCTGTATCGGTGCATTCGACGGCCTCCACCTGGGCCATCGTGCGCTGGTCCGCCACGCGGTTGCCCGCGCGCGCGCCTTGGGCGTGGCCGCGGTGGCCGTGGCGTTCGAGCCGCTGCCGCGTGAATTCTTCGCCCAGGGCACGCCGCCGCCGCGGCTGACCCTGGCGCGCAGCAAGGTCGAGATCCTGCGCGAGCTGGGTGTGGATGCGATCGGCCTGCTGCGTTTCGACGCGGCGATGGCGGCGATGCCGGCCGAGACCTTCGTGCGCCAGTTGCTGGTCAATCGCCTGAGTGCGCGTGAGGTCTGGATCGGGCCGGAGTTCTGCTTCGGCAATCGCCGCCGCGGCGACCTGGCCCTGTTGCAGCAGCTCGGTGCCGAGCTCGGCTTCAGCGCCGGCGAGATCGAAGCGGTCGACCTGCATGGCGAGCGCATTTCCAGTACCCGCATCCGCCAGCTGCTGCAGGACGGCGACTTCGCCCGTGCCGGCGACCTGCTCGGGCGTCCGTACGCGATCAGCGGGCTGGTGGTGCGCGGCCGCCAGCTTGGTCGTACGCTGGGCTTCCCCACTGCCAACCTGCGGTTCCCGAAGACCCCGGCGTTGTCGGGCATCTACGCA
Coding sequences:
- a CDS encoding bifunctional riboflavin kinase/FAD synthetase, with protein sequence MSRLFRSVEGGELFPNGSVVCIGAFDGLHLGHRALVRHAVARARALGVAAVAVAFEPLPREFFAQGTPPPRLTLARSKVEILRELGVDAIGLLRFDAAMAAMPAETFVRQLLVNRLSAREVWIGPEFCFGNRRRGDLALLQQLGAELGFSAGEIEAVDLHGERISSTRIRQLLQDGDFARAGDLLGRPYAISGLVVRGRQLGRTLGFPTANLRFPKTPALSGIYATWVHGVFDQPWPSVSSFGTRPTVDGVEPLLEAHLFDFQGDLYGRHIDVEFVAKLRDEEKFNDLAALTDQMHRDAEQARAILSEHRLRATA